The Nerophis ophidion isolate RoL-2023_Sa linkage group LG07, RoL_Noph_v1.0, whole genome shotgun sequence genome contains a region encoding:
- the rnf10 gene encoding RING finger protein 10 isoform X1, whose translation MLASSTALRPELGLSSARRTDTTNMEKTPNNSNSKAPPRSNSSGPTPGDSKPKTESKNNGGSKRYNRKRDPSFPKAENFTGPRRTNPQKSKTFDKRPPQRGGGRQYGVAGGGRREEVAETRRAEFTPAQYAGPKKISLNHLLNFTFEPRGGNGAGGDGGPSCWGRRNKWGHKHKPFNKELFLQANCQFLVTDDQDYAAHFTDPDTLVNWDCVQQVRIYSHEVPSCPICLYPPVAARITRCGHIFCWPCILHYLSLSDKIWSKCPICYEAVHMVDLKSVVAMETRQYVVGDVITMRLMRREKGAVVAMPSSKWAKVEEPIRFGDAALSPYSKLLLTTSEQVLILVAEEKAALQAQLCQDEDAQGCFIQSALCHLQEREETLFQHQKPNKVDTFDFSSLALEEPTAPAEEFMTNNSITKPMLQYSSAFDDEVEVPPEEVAEELPGSPGDILECVLEEPPDAVLDVAPELDSDEKIPASETETGHTSTSQVHGPFYYFYQAEDCQQMFLHPVNVRCLLREYGSLEASPDSITATMVEIEGHTVTEEIRRRHRYLSHLPLTCEFSICELALQPPVLSKETMDTFADELEKRKRLRQKKARDEKRREKRIEMEENKKQGKYPEVHIGLENLQHFPAFGSPPDTSSLPVHPDFTLVPPSPLSSSPSSDGMTFPSLNGQSSYVRSVEEDSHCMSFAQMLRDGKAKAEAGLKISSKDVTPEGRTVCGPAEKLLLPPAADSDGESDGSERVPVPSFQNSFSQAFEKALLQLDGCAASPQLLVVTEDKGAKKKKKKQKLLFSTSMVHTK comes from the exons atgCTAGCGAGCTCAACGGCTCTCCGCCCGGAGCTCGGCCTCAGCAGCGCTCGTCGCACGGACACAACAAACATGGAGAAAACCCCCAACAACAGCAACTCCAAGGCTCCACCTCGTTCCAACTCTTCCGGGCCAACGCCGGGGGATTCTAAACCCAAAACAG AAAGTAAGAATAATGGAGGGTCCAAGCGTTATAACCGCAAACGGGACCCCTCCTTTCCAAAAGCAGAAAACTTCACAGGCCCGCGTCGCACCAATCCACAGAAAAgcaagacttttgacaagagACCCCCCCAGAGAGGTGGAGGACGGCAGTATGGGGTTGCAGGAGGAGGACGACGGGAGGAG GTAGCAGAGACACGCCGGGCCGAGTTTACCCCGGCTCAGTATGCTGGACCGAAAAAAATCAGCTTGAATCACTTGTTGAACTTCACCTTCGAACCTCGTGGAGGCAATGGTGCTGGCGGAGACGGAGGACCCTCCTGTTGGGGACGTCGAAACAAATGGGGCCACAAGCACAAGCCCTTTAACAAGGAGCTTTTTCTGCAGGCCAA TTGCCAGTTTCTGGTGACTGATGACCAGGACTACGCAGCTCACTTCACTGATCCGGATACTCTTGTCAACTGGGACTGTGTGCAACAAGTG CGAATCTATAGTCACGAGGTGCCATCTTGCCCCATCTGCCTCTACCCACCTGTGGCAGCCCGCATCACCCGCTGTGGACACATCTTCTGCTGGCCCTGCATATTGCATTACTTGTCCCTAAGTGACAAGATTTGGTCCAAGTGTCCTATATGCTACGAAGCCGTCCACATGGTGGATTTGAAGAG TGTGGTTGCTATGGAGACCAGGCAGTATGTGGTCGGCGATGTCATCACCATGCGCCTCATGCGCAGGGAAAAGGGAGCTGTTGTAGCCATGCCGAGCTCTAAGTGGGCGAAAGTGGAAGAGCCTATACGCTTTGGAG ATGCTGCTCTTAGTCCATATTCCAAGCTGCTGCTCACCACCTCTGAACAGGTCCTCATCCTGGTGGCGGAGGAGAAGGCTGCCCTGCAGGCCCAGCTATGCCAGGACGAAGATGCACAAGGCTGCTTTATCCAGAGCGCACTTTGCCATTTGCAG GAGCGAGAGGAAACGCTTTTTCAGCACCAGAAGCCAAATAAAGTCGACACCTTTGACTTCTCCTCCCTGGCTCTTGAGGAACCTACTGCTCCTGCAGAGGAATTTATGACTAATAACAGTATTACCAAG CCGATGCTCCAGTATTCGTCTGCATTTGATGATGAAGTGGAAGTACCCCCAGAGGAGGTTGCTGAGGAGTTGCCAGGGTCTCCTGGAGATATTTTGGAGTGTGTGCTAGAAGAGCCTCCAGATGCTGTGTTAGATGTAGCCCCAGAGCTCGATTCTGATGAGAAAATTCCTGCCAGCGAGACAGAAACAGGTCACACTTCAACCAGCCAGGTGCACGGACCCTTCTATTACTTCTATCAAG CCGAGGACTGCCAGCAGATGTTCTTGCATCCTGTGAATGTACGCTGTTTGTTGCGGGAATATGGCAGCTTGGAGGCCAGCCCAGACTCTATCACCGCCACCATGGTGGAAATTGAGGGACACACAGTCACCGAG GAGATCCGCCGTCGTCATCGTTATTTGTCTCATCTGCCACTCACTTGTGAGTTCAGCATCTGTGAGTTAGCCTTGCAGCCGCCAGTCCTCTCCAAAGAAACCATGGACACATTTGCAG ATGAACTGGAGAAAAGAAAGCGCCTCAGACAAAAGAAAGCAAGAGATGAGAAGCGCAGAGAGAAGCGAATAGAAATGGAAGAGAACAAGAAGCAGGGTAAAT ATCCCGAGGTGCACATAGGACTGGAGAACCTCCAACATTTCCCAGCATTTGGTTCACCACCTGACACCAGCAGCCTCCCAGTCCATCCGGATTTTACTCTGGTTCCTCCTTCCCCCCTTAGCAGCAGTCCTTCCTCTG ATGGGATGACATTCCCAAGTCTAAATGGACAAAGCTCATATGTGCGGAGTGTGGAGGAAGACTCTCACTGCATGTCCTTTGCACAG ATGCTGAGAGACGGGAAAGCCAAAGCCGAAGCTGGGCTCAAAATCTCTTCAAAAGACG TGACTCCTGAAGGCAGGACTGTTTGTGGTCCTGCAGAGAAGCTGCTGCTGCCCCCTGCAGCAGACAGCGATGGGGAGAGCGATGGCTCGGAGCGTGTGCCCGTGCCCAGCTTTCAGAACTCTTTCAGCCAAGCCTTTGAGAAGGCCCTCCTGCAGTTGGACGGTTGTGCTGCTTCTCCACAGCTGCTGGTCGTCACAG AAGACAAAGgagcaaagaagaaaaagaaaaaacagaaactTCTATTCAGCACGTCCATGGTTCACACAAAGTAG
- the rnf10 gene encoding RING finger protein 10 isoform X2 encodes MLASSTALRPELGLSSARRTDTTNMEKTPNNSNSKAPPRSNSSGPTPGDSKPKTESKNNGGSKRYNRKRDPSFPKAENFTGPRRTNPQKSKTFDKRPPQRGGGRQYGVAGGGRREEVAETRRAEFTPAQYAGPKKISLNHLLNFTFEPRGGNGAGGDGGPSCWGRRNKWGHKHKPFNKELFLQANCQFLVTDDQDYAAHFTDPDTLVNWDCVQQVRIYSHEVPSCPICLYPPVAARITRCGHIFCWPCILHYLSLSDKIWSKCPICYEAVHMVDLKSVVAMETRQYVVGDVITMRLMRREKGAVVAMPSSKWAKVEEPIRFGDAALSPYSKLLLTTSEQVLILVAEEKAALQAQLCQDEDAQGCFIQSALCHLQEREETLFQHQKPNKVDTFDFSSLALEEPTAPAEEFMTNNSITKPMLQYSSAFDDEVEVPPEEVAEELPGSPGDILECVLEEPPDAVLDVAPELDSDEKIPASETETGHTSTSQVHGPFYYFYQAEDCQQMFLHPVNVRCLLREYGSLEASPDSITATMVEIEGHTVTEEIRRRHRYLSHLPLTCEFSICELALQPPVLSKETMDTFADELEKRKRLRQKKARDEKRREKRIEMEENKKQGKYPEVHIGLENLQHFPAFGSPPDTSSLPVHPDFTLVPPSPLSSSPSSDGMTFPSLNGQSSYVRSVEEDSHCMSFAQMLRDGKAKAEAGLKISSKDEKLLLPPAADSDGESDGSERVPVPSFQNSFSQAFEKALLQLDGCAASPQLLVVTEDKGAKKKKKKQKLLFSTSMVHTK; translated from the exons atgCTAGCGAGCTCAACGGCTCTCCGCCCGGAGCTCGGCCTCAGCAGCGCTCGTCGCACGGACACAACAAACATGGAGAAAACCCCCAACAACAGCAACTCCAAGGCTCCACCTCGTTCCAACTCTTCCGGGCCAACGCCGGGGGATTCTAAACCCAAAACAG AAAGTAAGAATAATGGAGGGTCCAAGCGTTATAACCGCAAACGGGACCCCTCCTTTCCAAAAGCAGAAAACTTCACAGGCCCGCGTCGCACCAATCCACAGAAAAgcaagacttttgacaagagACCCCCCCAGAGAGGTGGAGGACGGCAGTATGGGGTTGCAGGAGGAGGACGACGGGAGGAG GTAGCAGAGACACGCCGGGCCGAGTTTACCCCGGCTCAGTATGCTGGACCGAAAAAAATCAGCTTGAATCACTTGTTGAACTTCACCTTCGAACCTCGTGGAGGCAATGGTGCTGGCGGAGACGGAGGACCCTCCTGTTGGGGACGTCGAAACAAATGGGGCCACAAGCACAAGCCCTTTAACAAGGAGCTTTTTCTGCAGGCCAA TTGCCAGTTTCTGGTGACTGATGACCAGGACTACGCAGCTCACTTCACTGATCCGGATACTCTTGTCAACTGGGACTGTGTGCAACAAGTG CGAATCTATAGTCACGAGGTGCCATCTTGCCCCATCTGCCTCTACCCACCTGTGGCAGCCCGCATCACCCGCTGTGGACACATCTTCTGCTGGCCCTGCATATTGCATTACTTGTCCCTAAGTGACAAGATTTGGTCCAAGTGTCCTATATGCTACGAAGCCGTCCACATGGTGGATTTGAAGAG TGTGGTTGCTATGGAGACCAGGCAGTATGTGGTCGGCGATGTCATCACCATGCGCCTCATGCGCAGGGAAAAGGGAGCTGTTGTAGCCATGCCGAGCTCTAAGTGGGCGAAAGTGGAAGAGCCTATACGCTTTGGAG ATGCTGCTCTTAGTCCATATTCCAAGCTGCTGCTCACCACCTCTGAACAGGTCCTCATCCTGGTGGCGGAGGAGAAGGCTGCCCTGCAGGCCCAGCTATGCCAGGACGAAGATGCACAAGGCTGCTTTATCCAGAGCGCACTTTGCCATTTGCAG GAGCGAGAGGAAACGCTTTTTCAGCACCAGAAGCCAAATAAAGTCGACACCTTTGACTTCTCCTCCCTGGCTCTTGAGGAACCTACTGCTCCTGCAGAGGAATTTATGACTAATAACAGTATTACCAAG CCGATGCTCCAGTATTCGTCTGCATTTGATGATGAAGTGGAAGTACCCCCAGAGGAGGTTGCTGAGGAGTTGCCAGGGTCTCCTGGAGATATTTTGGAGTGTGTGCTAGAAGAGCCTCCAGATGCTGTGTTAGATGTAGCCCCAGAGCTCGATTCTGATGAGAAAATTCCTGCCAGCGAGACAGAAACAGGTCACACTTCAACCAGCCAGGTGCACGGACCCTTCTATTACTTCTATCAAG CCGAGGACTGCCAGCAGATGTTCTTGCATCCTGTGAATGTACGCTGTTTGTTGCGGGAATATGGCAGCTTGGAGGCCAGCCCAGACTCTATCACCGCCACCATGGTGGAAATTGAGGGACACACAGTCACCGAG GAGATCCGCCGTCGTCATCGTTATTTGTCTCATCTGCCACTCACTTGTGAGTTCAGCATCTGTGAGTTAGCCTTGCAGCCGCCAGTCCTCTCCAAAGAAACCATGGACACATTTGCAG ATGAACTGGAGAAAAGAAAGCGCCTCAGACAAAAGAAAGCAAGAGATGAGAAGCGCAGAGAGAAGCGAATAGAAATGGAAGAGAACAAGAAGCAGGGTAAAT ATCCCGAGGTGCACATAGGACTGGAGAACCTCCAACATTTCCCAGCATTTGGTTCACCACCTGACACCAGCAGCCTCCCAGTCCATCCGGATTTTACTCTGGTTCCTCCTTCCCCCCTTAGCAGCAGTCCTTCCTCTG ATGGGATGACATTCCCAAGTCTAAATGGACAAAGCTCATATGTGCGGAGTGTGGAGGAAGACTCTCACTGCATGTCCTTTGCACAG ATGCTGAGAGACGGGAAAGCCAAAGCCGAAGCTGGGCTCAAAATCTCTTCAAAAGACG AGAAGCTGCTGCTGCCCCCTGCAGCAGACAGCGATGGGGAGAGCGATGGCTCGGAGCGTGTGCCCGTGCCCAGCTTTCAGAACTCTTTCAGCCAAGCCTTTGAGAAGGCCCTCCTGCAGTTGGACGGTTGTGCTGCTTCTCCACAGCTGCTGGTCGTCACAG AAGACAAAGgagcaaagaagaaaaagaaaaaacagaaactTCTATTCAGCACGTCCATGGTTCACACAAAGTAG